CGCTGTTGTCCGACGGTGGTACCGACACGACGCACACGTTGATCGTGCTGGAGGAAGGGGCCGAGGCCACCGTGTTGCATGAATCCAACGGCGTCGATGCCGACGGCGGTGGGTTGCATTTGGGAGCGATCGAACTGATTCAAAAAGCGGGTTCGCATCTCCGCTTTGTTGACCTGCAGGAATGGGGTCAAAAGACGTACCACTTTGCACACCAAAAGGCGGTTGTCGATCGCGACGCGTCTTTGCAATGGACGATCGCTGCGATGGGTGGACAATTGGCCAAGGTGAACCAAACGGTCGACTTGGTGGGACCGGGCGCTGACAGCCAAGTCAATGGTGTGATGTTCACTGAAGGCCGCCAGCACTTGGCCTTCCACACAATGCAGCACCACAAGGCTCCGAACTGTCACAGTGATTTCCTTTACAAATCCGCGCAACAAGACCGCAGCCGCACGGTTTGGAAAGGAATGATCAAGGTCGACAAGGTAGCGCAAAAGACGGACGGTTACCAACGAAACGATAACTTGGTCCTGTCGAATCATTCGCGAGCCGATTCGATTCCAGGACTGGAAATCGAAGCCGATGATGTCCGCTGTACTCACGGCAGCACGACGTCGAAGGTGGACGAAGAACAGGTTTTCTACGCCCAATGTCGCGGCTTCACACGCAACGAAGCCACGCGGATGATCGTGACCGGATTCTTTCAACAGATCTTCGATCGCATTACGATCGAAAGCGTTCGCGAGGCCCTCGGGGCGGCAATCGCACGTCAGGTCCGCGAATACAGCTGATTCGGTCACGATCGACCGAAGACCGAAGTTTCAATTTTCAGGGAGAAACAGCCATGGCGCTGGCCGAAGACAAGGTTCGCGAAGCGTTGAAAGAAGTCATCGACCCCGAACTGTATGTCAACATTGTTGATTTGGGATTGGTGTATCTGGTCGACATTGGTGAACCCAACGACGAAGGCAAACACGATGTCACGGTCGAAATGACGATGACCAGTCCGATGTGCCCGGCCGGCCCGCAGTTGGTCGCCGGATGCAAAAATGCCGCCGAAAGCCTGGATGAAGTCCAGACCTGCGAAGTCAAGGTTGTCATGGACCCCCCGTGGTCACCTGATAAGATGACGGACGAAGCCAGAGATCATTTGGGCATTTTCTGATCGGTCGAATCGTGGGCCTGCCCATGCCGTTCGACTGGAAATGTCGGGTTTTCTGGTTTCGTTTCCAGATAAAACGGGCACGACGGGTGGCTCCAAAGTGCATTCTGACGCAACCCTTGCCGGGCCGAACGGTGTTCGCCGCGGCAAGCAACATGAAATGATTCGATGCGAGTTTTTGTAGCAGAATTCATTTGCGGTGGCGGATTTCTGCATACTTCGGTCGATGGGATTCCCGAAAGCCTGCGTCGTGAAGGCGCCGCAATGCTGTCGGCTTTGGTCGAAGACACGACTGGCGTCGCCGATGTGGTGACGCCCGTCGATACGCGTTTGAATCCGTCGCTGGTGGATGTCGATCACCTTTCGATCCGTCCCGTTGATCCTGCGGGCGGTCCGATCTGGGCCCAATGGATTGAATCGGCCACCGGTTGCGATCACGCCATCATCGTGGCACCGGAAAGCAACGGGCACCTGGCCCAGGGCATCGCCATGCTGCGGGCTGCTGGGATCGATTGTGTTGCCGGCAGCGGCGACTTTCTGCGAGTGGCCAGCGACAAGATTCTGACCGCAAAAACGCTGCACACCGCCGGGGTGAAGCATCCGCTGTTCATGGCCGAAGGCGAACGGCGACACCGACGTTCGTTGTCCAAGTGCGATCGATTTATCTTGAAGCCTCGTGACGGTTGCGGCACGCAAATGATCGCCAAGTTCGATGACTTGGACACGGCCATCAGCCAGATGACGCCCCAAGACATCCTGCAAGAATTCCGGCCGGGACGTCCCGTTTCGATTGCGTTGATCGCCGATGACGCGGGACTGAAATTTTTACCGGCGGCCGCACAATTCTTTGATGTCGAAACGTGCATTTATTCCGGTGGTCGCGGGCCGTTGTGTGATGACGACCAACGGCGTGCGATGGCTCTGGCATCACGTGCGATCGAAGCCATGCCGCCACGGGCGCGTGGATACATTGGGATCGATTTGATTTTGGGGGATCGTCCCGGTGACGATTGCGTGATCGAAATCAACCCGCGTCTGACGACTTCTTACGTGGGGCTGCGTCGCATGACGTCATGCAACTTGGCGGCACAAATCCTGGGCATCGAAACCCAAGCGATCTGTTGTGATGTCGGTGTGGATGACGTGTCTTGGACCAGCGAAGGTGATATCGCGGTGGCGACGGAAATCCCGTTGTCCGATGCCGGCCGGCCATGAAGCGGTCGGCTGCGAAGCGACCCGGGCAGCGAATCGGGTTGGACATCGGCGGTGCGAATCTAAAGGCCGCAACCGATGCCGGTGATGCCGCAGACGTGTTTTTTCCGCTTTGGAAGCAACCGGATCGGTTGGCAGCCGCCGTCGCCAAAATCTTGCAGGGCTTCTATGTGGATGCACCCGCCGATTGCACCATCGGGGTGACGATGACCGGTGAGTTGGCCGATTGCTACGTCGATCGTGCCGTCGGTGTCGCTCATATCACCGACTCGGTGGTCCAAGCGGCGGAACGCATCGGCGTCAATCGTCAGCGCGTCCATTTTTACTGTGTCGATGGTCGCTTCGTCGATTCGCAGTTGGTCAAGCAGCGTGTCGATCAAGCCGCGGCGTCCAACTGGCATGCGTTGGCCAGTTACGTGGCGGCGAAGGTTTGTTCCGACGGCTGGCTGATCGATATTGGTTCGACCACTTGCGATTTGCTTCCGCTTCGAAACGGCCTCGTCGCAACCGATTCGCACACCGACTTCGACCGTCTCTGCAAAGGTCAGTTGGCTTACTTAGGCTGTCGACGGACTCCGGTGCAATCGATTGTTTGTAGCTTGCTGATGCCACAGGCTTTGCAAACCGGAGTTGCCACGGTCTCCAATGATGCCATGCACTGCGATGGTGACTTGATCGACGTCCCGGTGATGCGAGAGCAGTTTGCGACGCTGGATGACGTCGGATTATTGTTGGGTCATGTGCCCGAAGACCAGGAAGATTGCGATACCGCCGACGGATGTCCGCGAACGATTTCATCCGCGATCAACCGGATCGCTCGGATGGTCGGTTTGGACCGGCGAAGCGTGGACTTGGGATTGGCCCAATTCATGGCGAGACAGGTGAAACAGGCCGCATCCGATCGGATTCGCGATGCCGCGTCACGTGCGGTGTCCGACCAGGATTCCCGCGGGGACTCCGCGACGAACGGCACGACACTGGTGATCAGCGGGCATGGTGATTGGCTGTTGCCCGATGATCTGGACGTCGTGCTAAGGGGCGATGGTCATGTCGGCGATCGGTTGTCACTGATCCGATTGGCTGAGCACTGGGGACCGGCGATCAGCCGCGTTGCGCCGGCCTATGCCGTCGCCAGACTGATGCCGGTCGACGATCACTGCGAACCTTCGTGATTGGTGTCGAGCGTCGCCCGAATCACTCGGCGGATTCACCGTCTTCCTGCGGGGCGGCATCGCCTTCGGCATCCACGGGGCTGCCACCGTCGTCGGGTTCGATATCGGCGGGAGGTCCGATCAGTTCTTCCAGGTGATTATTCAATCGAATGCCACGTGCGGCGAGTGAAACGACCTTGCCTTCGCGATCGACCAGAATCGCGGTGGGAATACCCGTGATGCCGTAATACGTTGCCATGGGGTGGTCCCAGCCCATGCCGTTTTCTTCGTCACCGACCAGATTGACCCAGTCGATTTCAAACTGTTCGATGCATTTTTCCATCGCGGCGATGCTGCTGTCCATGTTGATCCCGATGATGGTGAAGTCATCGGGATAGGCCTGCAGGGCACGCTTCATGTTGGGGATTTCACTTTTACAAGGGCCGCACCACGACGCCCAGAAGTCCACCAAGACGACTTTACCGCGGTATTGGTCCCAATCAAATTCGGTGCCGTCGGCCGTGGTTCCTTTGACTTCGATCGCATTGCCGGGCAAGCGCATTCGTCTGGCGGACCCCATGGCTTTGTCGGCCAACTGTTGGAATTGCGGATCATCCGATTCGGACAAGACTTTGGCTAAGCGTTCGTACATCTCGGCACCCAGTTCGGGATGATCGGAGTAGCCAATGTTGCGGGCCAGGCTGGATGCAAGTGAATAAGACGATCGGTCGATCCCGTCGGTTTCGATGATCCCCATCACGCGGTCGATCAAGGCTTGTTGTTCTTCCGCCGATGCGGTTCGCGCGCCACTGATCTCCGATTTCAGCTGTTGCAGTTCGATGAACTGGCGGACACGCGGCAGGTCACTCTTGGAATGCCGTTCCAGCAAATCGGCAAGCTGCTGGCGGGCGTCCGCTTGATAGTTTGCCAGGAACGACAAAGCGGGCCACTGGATGTTCAGCGCCTGCATGACGGTGTCCTCATCGGCGTCTTCGTGATCGACGATCTTTTGTGCAGCGTCGACCACCGCCCGAGCCGAACGGAACATGGAATCTCGGTCGCGACCACGTTTGGACATCACATCCTGGATGAAATCGAACAGTTCGTCAGGGGAACCCTCTGGTACCACAAACGCCTGTTCTTCTTGTTCTTCGGTTTCGGTCGCCGTTTCTTCATCGGCCGCAGCATCGTCGGCGCAAGCGACGCCGGGAACCGGGCCAGCCAGGACAACGGCCAGACCCAAGCAGACGATCCAACGCAGGCCAAGCGAAAGACGCGGATTCGAAAGGCGTTCGATCGAACAAGCGTGCTGTGCTTGATCGACTGGTCCAATGGGCATGGTCATGTTTCGGTAAACCCCGGTGGCAGGCGGCATTGATTTTGAAGCGACGGACCCGTGGTCGAATCACGGTGTCGACCTGGTTCGGATCCGAAAGGCGATTCCCCGAAGATAACGGGGTGATCCATCGAGGCGGTAGAACTTCGCCGAATCTTTGTCGCGAAAACACCCGATTCCCGGTGATGCCACTATCGGGCGTCAAGGATGTTCAGTGCCCGCTAGTACCGGCGGACTCGTGCCATCAGGATGACGGAGATACCGCCCAGGACGAAATTACCGACCCAGACGCCCCACGGCGGGACGTGCCCGTCCTTGGCCTGTTCCAGGCCCAGCAGGAACAGCGGGAAATAGATCAGGATGGTCGGCAGAAAACACATCCCGAACGTCGACCAGTAATCACTGGACTTGGCGATCATCGCGAGCGGGGCGCCGACCAAGACGAAAAACAGGCAGGTGAAACCTTCGGCCCAGCGACGCCACGGTTCGGTGTGCAGCAAGATCAGTCGTCTTTGACCGCTGGATAATTCCCACTCGATCGCCTGGCCTTGCGGACCCGCCAATTCTTCGGGGCGAGCGGTCAGGATCGAAAAAGCCGTTTGCGCGGCTAGTTTGCCCACCGTTTCATGCATCGCACCGTCCTGACGCAGTCGTTCCCGCCCGATCAGGCGAAGCGGCAAGTCTTGTGGACGCATCGACGATGGATCACGGTT
The DNA window shown above is from Crateriforma spongiae and carries:
- the sufD gene encoding Fe-S cluster assembly protein SufD — protein: MTQTTTIAFDQAGLESFLQSRDEPDWLTELRREAWQHAAAMSWPERRSEEWNRTDIRVFQLEKYGVPGGPVADDLPSRAQLAEGVDLAGWIHTTDSQVTEESLSEKWAAKGVLFGSLERLCRDHADIIRPHLFTAFDPDYDKFAALHAAFWSGGQLLYVPRGVALTEPLHISSLLSDGGTDTTHTLIVLEEGAEATVLHESNGVDADGGGLHLGAIELIQKAGSHLRFVDLQEWGQKTYHFAHQKAVVDRDASLQWTIAAMGGQLAKVNQTVDLVGPGADSQVNGVMFTEGRQHLAFHTMQHHKAPNCHSDFLYKSAQQDRSRTVWKGMIKVDKVAQKTDGYQRNDNLVLSNHSRADSIPGLEIEADDVRCTHGSTTSKVDEEQVFYAQCRGFTRNEATRMIVTGFFQQIFDRITIESVREALGAAIARQVREYS
- a CDS encoding metal-sulfur cluster assembly factor — its product is MALAEDKVREALKEVIDPELYVNIVDLGLVYLVDIGEPNDEGKHDVTVEMTMTSPMCPAGPQLVAGCKNAAESLDEVQTCEVKVVMDPPWSPDKMTDEARDHLGIF
- a CDS encoding ATP-grasp domain-containing protein; amino-acid sequence: MRVFVAEFICGGGFLHTSVDGIPESLRREGAAMLSALVEDTTGVADVVTPVDTRLNPSLVDVDHLSIRPVDPAGGPIWAQWIESATGCDHAIIVAPESNGHLAQGIAMLRAAGIDCVAGSGDFLRVASDKILTAKTLHTAGVKHPLFMAEGERRHRRSLSKCDRFILKPRDGCGTQMIAKFDDLDTAISQMTPQDILQEFRPGRPVSIALIADDAGLKFLPAAAQFFDVETCIYSGGRGPLCDDDQRRAMALASRAIEAMPPRARGYIGIDLILGDRPGDDCVIEINPRLTTSYVGLRRMTSCNLAAQILGIETQAICCDVGVDDVSWTSEGDIAVATEIPLSDAGRP
- a CDS encoding hydantoinase/oxoprolinase family protein, with the protein product MKRSAAKRPGQRIGLDIGGANLKAATDAGDAADVFFPLWKQPDRLAAAVAKILQGFYVDAPADCTIGVTMTGELADCYVDRAVGVAHITDSVVQAAERIGVNRQRVHFYCVDGRFVDSQLVKQRVDQAAASNWHALASYVAAKVCSDGWLIDIGSTTCDLLPLRNGLVATDSHTDFDRLCKGQLAYLGCRRTPVQSIVCSLLMPQALQTGVATVSNDAMHCDGDLIDVPVMREQFATLDDVGLLLGHVPEDQEDCDTADGCPRTISSAINRIARMVGLDRRSVDLGLAQFMARQVKQAASDRIRDAASRAVSDQDSRGDSATNGTTLVISGHGDWLLPDDLDVVLRGDGHVGDRLSLIRLAEHWGPAISRVAPAYAVARLMPVDDHCEPS
- a CDS encoding TlpA family protein disulfide reductase, whose protein sequence is MPIGPVDQAQHACSIERLSNPRLSLGLRWIVCLGLAVVLAGPVPGVACADDAAADEETATETEEQEEQAFVVPEGSPDELFDFIQDVMSKRGRDRDSMFRSARAVVDAAQKIVDHEDADEDTVMQALNIQWPALSFLANYQADARQQLADLLERHSKSDLPRVRQFIELQQLKSEISGARTASAEEQQALIDRVMGIIETDGIDRSSYSLASSLARNIGYSDHPELGAEMYERLAKVLSESDDPQFQQLADKAMGSARRMRLPGNAIEVKGTTADGTEFDWDQYRGKVVLVDFWASWCGPCKSEIPNMKRALQAYPDDFTIIGINMDSSIAAMEKCIEQFEIDWVNLVGDEENGMGWDHPMATYYGITGIPTAILVDREGKVVSLAARGIRLNNHLEELIGPPADIEPDDGGSPVDAEGDAAPQEDGESAE